The proteins below are encoded in one region of Ricinus communis isolate WT05 ecotype wild-type chromosome 6, ASM1957865v1, whole genome shotgun sequence:
- the LOC8285172 gene encoding cocosin 1-like has product MDFDLSPNCPQKTLFDGEGGSYKAWSSSDLATAKVGGGELVLKPRGFALPHYADSSKFGYVLQGTEGIVGMVLPNTSKEVVLRLKKGDVIPVPLGGSSWWYNNGDSDFVIVFLGETSKAFVPGEFTYFLLSGTVGLVGGFSSEFTRQAYNLNEKEANKLAKNQTGMLIIKLEEGIRMPNPHDKDFLDKMLYNIDAAPADLEVPRAGVFKTLTAAKLQCLEQVGLSVSLVKLSANAMYSPTCTANGSTRLIYVAEGSGKVQMVGINGTLVLDTKIEAGQLFLVPRFFTVAEIAGSEGMKLLSMTNSTWPVIEEFATEKSVWNALSPIVAQVALNVTPEFEELFKSNINKSSIIIPPSN; this is encoded by the exons ATGGATTTCGACTTATCCCCAAACTGTCCCCAGAAGACATTATTTGATGGAGAAGGTGGCTCATACAAGGCTTGGTCAAGTTCTGATTTAGCTACTGCAAAAGTTGGTGGAGGAGAGCTTGTTCTCAAGCCTCGTGGTTTTGCTCTTCCCCATTATGCAGATTCTTCCAAATTTGGTTATGTTCTTCAAG GTACAGAAGGAATTGTCGGCATGGTGCTCCCCAACACATCAAAAGAGGTGGTGTTAAGGCTAAAGAAAGGAGATGTGATACCAGTCCCACTAGGAGGTTCCTCATGGTGGTACAACAATGGAGATTCAGACTTCGTAATAGTTTTCTTAGGAGAAACTTCCAAGGCCTTTGTTCCAGGAGAATTCACCTACTTCTTGTTATCCGGAACTGTAGGTCTTGTAGGAGGATTCTCATCTGAATTTACGCGTCAAGCTTACAATCTGAATGAGAAAGAAGCAAACAAGCTTGCAAAAAATCAAACTGGCATGCTGATCATTAAGCTAGAAGAAGGTATTCGCATGCCAAATCCCCATGACAAGGACTTCCTTGACAAAATGCTCTACAACATTGATGCTGCACCAGCTGATCTTGAGGTCCCAAGGGCTGGTGTTTTCAAGACTCTGACAGCAGCTAAATTACAGTGTCTTGAGCAAGTGGGTCTTAGTGTTAGCCTTGTGAAATTGAGTGCCAATGCTATGTACTCACCAACTTGCACTGCCAATGGATCAACTCGACTTATTTATGTTGCTGAAGGAAGTGGCAAAGTACAGATGGTTGGCATCAATGGTACGCTAGTCTTGGACACCAAAATAGAGGCTGGTCAACTGTTTCTGGTGCCAAGATTCTTCACTGTTGCTGAAATTGCTGGTAGCGAAGGAATGAAACTTCTATCTATGACAAATTCTACCTG GCCTGTAATTGAAGAGTTTGCCACTGAGAAATCAGTGTGGAATGCTTTGTCTCCTATAGTTGCACAAGTTGCTCTTAATGTGACCCCTGAGTTTGAAGAACTCTTCAAATCCAATATCAATAAGAGCTCCATTATTATCCCACCTTCAAATTAG
- the LOC8285171 gene encoding LOW QUALITY PROTEIN: cocosin 1 (The sequence of the model RefSeq protein was modified relative to this genomic sequence to represent the inferred CDS: inserted 1 base in 1 codon) encodes MYQLATNFLYLFLFISLWKVLLAIDFDLSANFPXKTFFDGEGGSSYRSWSSSDLATVNVGGGELLLRPRGFALPHYADSSKIGYVLQGTEGIVGMVLPSSKEVVLRLKKGDVIPVPLGGFSWWYNNGDSDFVVVYLGETSKAFVPGEFTYFSLSGIGSILGGFSSEFISQAYNLNEQEANKLARSQTGIFIIKVQEGIRMPRPRVLDKMLYNIDAAPADLEVPKGGVFKTLTAAKFPFLEQVGLSVGLLKLSANAMYSPTFTADGSSRLVYVAKGSGKVQIVGINGELVLETRIEAGQLFLVPRFFTVAGIAGGEGMELVSMTNSLRPVVEEFATKKSVWSALSPVVSQVALNVTTEFEELFRSNIKQNSLIIPPTNNAFK; translated from the exons ATGTACCAACTAGCTACCAACtttctttacctttttctttttatttcattatggAAAGTGTTGTTGGCCATTGATTTCGACTTATCAGCAAACTTTC AAAAGACATTTTTTGATGGTGAAGGTGGTAGCTCGTATAGGAGTTGGTCAAGTTCTGATTTAGCTACTGTAAACGTCGGTGGAGGAGAGCTTCTTCTCAGGCCTCGTGGTTTTGCTCTTCCCCACTATGCAGATTCTTCCAAAATTGGTTATGTTCTGCAAG GTACAGAAGGAATAGTCGGCATGGTGCTCCCATCGTCAAAAGAGGTTGTGTTAAGGCTGAAGAAAGGAGATGTGATACCAGTCCCACTAGGAGGTTTCTCATGGTGGTACAACAATGGAGATTCAGACTTCGTTGTAGTTTACTTGGGAGAAACTTCCAAGGCCTTTGTTCCAGGAGAATTCACCTACTTCTCGTTATCTGGAATTGGAAGTATTTTAGGCGGATTCTCATCTGAATTTATCAGTCAGGCTTACAATTTGAATGAGCAAGAAGCAAACAAGCTTGCAAGAAGTCAAactgggatatttatcatCAAGGTACAAGAAGGAATTCGCATGCCGCGTCCTCGTGTTCTTGATAAAATGCTCTACAATATTGATGCTGCACCAGCTGATCTTGAGGTCCCAAAAGGTGGTGTTTTCAAGACACTCACAGCAGCTAAATTCCCATTTCTGGAGCAAGTGGGTCTTAGTGTTGGCCTTCTGAAATTGAGTGCTAATGCTATGTACTCGCCAACTTTCACTGCCGATGGATCAAGTCGACTTGTTTATGTTGCTAAAGGAAGTGGCAAAGTGCAGATCGTTGGCATCAATGGTGAGCTAGTCCTGGAAACCAGAATAGAGGCTGGTCAATTATTTCTGGTGCCAAGATTCTTCACCGTTGCTGGAATTGCTGGTGGCGAAGGAATGGAGCTTGTATCTATGACAAATTCCTTACG GCCTGTAGTTGAAGAGTTTGCCACTAAGAAGTCAGTGTGGAGTGCTCTGTCTCCTGTAGTATCACAAGTTGCTCTTAATGTGACAACTGAGTTTGAAGAACTCTTTAGGTCTAATATTAAGCAGAACTCCCTTATTATTCCACCAACAAACAATGCCTTCAAATAG